In uncultured Desulfovibrio sp., a single window of DNA contains:
- the fliJ gene encoding flagellar export protein FliJ — MPFRFKLQKILDYREQLEEEAKVDLANKQKLLEEARALFERLKAELRQTEDRLFESALVPQAERWLLEQYVKGLRGDVANAALQARMHEQLVDEARKLLAARAIERKLLEKLKERQNQQYIREEQLKEQRVNDETATLRYKAPAL, encoded by the coding sequence GTGCCCTTTCGTTTCAAATTACAGAAAATACTCGACTACCGGGAACAGCTTGAAGAAGAAGCCAAGGTTGATCTGGCCAACAAGCAAAAACTCCTGGAAGAAGCGCGCGCACTTTTTGAACGCCTGAAGGCTGAACTGCGCCAGACCGAAGACCGCTTGTTTGAATCAGCCCTTGTGCCGCAGGCGGAACGCTGGCTGCTGGAACAATATGTAAAAGGATTGCGCGGCGATGTAGCCAATGCAGCCTTGCAGGCCCGCATGCACGAACAGCTTGTTGACGAAGCCCGCAAACTGCTGGCCGCGCGCGCCATTGAAAGAAAGCTGCTGGAAAAGCTCAAGGAGCGCCAAAACCAGCAGTATATTCGTGAGGAACAACTGAAGGAGCAACGCGTCAATGACGAAACAGCCACACTCCGCTACAAAGCTCCGGCTCTCTAA
- a CDS encoding MotE family protein, with the protein MTKQPHSATKLRLSKLFRWLAVLCFMKLTILGLLLLDVPVPSWLGGSPKDATVAVNAPRNGQERTETVAPVADAAPSGLAQSVSSTLSSMGSALDSVVDNIKDKTEKSQSDPQGSAAARMAAAVKPHADQTTSVTDAALPAPLIRTATSGGAPETAAASKAPGQTFSPNFPEPQALPAPQAEPGTSAPSGSLIVSARPNRASESEWLDALGLSNLPIPGLGSVQAAHAAALDMPVPQTPTGGQSPFAPAEQTAPLTIPGAPPIPANIPRGQGTDGAPLPPRGAAGNNDGFLPPLPQGQSSGTLPVPTVQQPQGAYSNDPNTKAQELARQQQDILVLRQQMDQRLKDIQETEKKMQDMIREAKGIENEKVHRLVLTYSMMKPKAAAKALESMDERVAIRILSGMSPKQSGEILTYVSPAKTAKLTELITRMRIPD; encoded by the coding sequence ATGACGAAACAGCCACACTCCGCTACAAAGCTCCGGCTCTCTAAGCTATTCCGCTGGCTGGCGGTGCTCTGCTTTATGAAGCTTACCATCCTCGGCCTGTTGCTGCTGGATGTGCCCGTGCCCTCCTGGCTTGGCGGATCGCCCAAGGATGCCACGGTAGCCGTAAACGCGCCGCGCAATGGGCAGGAGCGGACTGAAACCGTGGCTCCTGTTGCTGATGCGGCCCCCTCTGGTCTGGCGCAAAGCGTCAGTTCTACTCTTTCGTCCATGGGTTCGGCCCTTGATTCCGTAGTAGACAACATCAAGGACAAAACTGAAAAGAGCCAGAGCGACCCGCAAGGTTCTGCCGCCGCCCGCATGGCCGCAGCGGTCAAACCCCATGCAGATCAAACCACCAGCGTGACCGATGCCGCCCTGCCCGCCCCGCTTATCCGTACAGCGACCTCAGGCGGCGCACCTGAAACTGCGGCGGCTTCCAAGGCTCCCGGCCAGACATTTTCCCCCAATTTTCCCGAACCGCAGGCCCTGCCTGCCCCACAGGCGGAACCGGGCACATCCGCCCCCTCCGGTAGCCTGATTGTTTCTGCCAGACCCAACCGCGCCAGCGAATCCGAATGGCTGGACGCCCTGGGCCTGAGCAATCTGCCCATCCCCGGCCTTGGCAGCGTGCAGGCCGCGCACGCGGCAGCGCTGGACATGCCTGTTCCCCAGACGCCCACTGGCGGGCAATCGCCCTTTGCTCCCGCAGAGCAGACGGCCCCGCTGACCATACCCGGCGCTCCGCCCATCCCGGCAAACATTCCGCGCGGTCAGGGCACGGACGGCGCACCTTTGCCGCCGCGCGGCGCGGCAGGCAACAACGACGGCTTTTTGCCCCCCTTGCCGCAGGGGCAAAGCTCGGGCACGCTGCCCGTCCCCACGGTGCAGCAGCCGCAAGGCGCTTATTCCAACGACCCCAATACCAAGGCTCAGGAACTGGCGCGCCAGCAGCAGGATATTCTTGTGCTGCGCCAGCAGATGGATCAGCGCCTCAAGGACATTCAGGAAACTGAAAAGAAAATGCAGGACATGATCCGCGAGGCCAAGGGCATTGAAAACGAAAAAGTTCACCGACTGGTGCTCACCTATTCCATGATGAAACCCAAGGCTGCGGCCAAGGCTCTGGAAAGCATGGACGAACGTGTGGCCATCCGCATTCTTTCCGGCATGTCGCCCAAGCAGTCAGGCGAAATCCTCACCTACGTTTCTCCGGCCAAGACAGCCAAGCTTACGGAGCTTATCACCCGCATGAGGATACCTGATTAA
- the truA gene encoding tRNA pseudouridine(38-40) synthase TruA, with protein MRLKLLIAYVGTCYSGWQIQEKPSPPPTVQGEMEKALRTITGQNIRAHGSGRTDSGVHAHGQVVHCDVPDARANMDWRRSLNAVLPRDIRVLEATQAAPDFHARKDALRKTYAYQFWLEQTFMPPQLTPFVWKCGPLNMEAMRAALPHLTGLHDFAALRNVGTDVESTERTVLQAELHTMPPCEFYPPHAPMLRFIVTADGFLKQMVRNMAGLLAACGQGKVLPKDIPALLATRDRRDVPSVTAPPQGLALVNVVYPEAR; from the coding sequence ATGCGCCTCAAGCTTCTGATCGCCTATGTGGGCACCTGCTACAGCGGCTGGCAGATACAGGAAAAGCCGAGCCCGCCGCCCACAGTTCAGGGCGAAATGGAAAAGGCCCTTCGCACCATCACAGGGCAGAACATACGCGCCCACGGCTCGGGCCGCACCGATTCCGGCGTACATGCCCACGGGCAGGTTGTGCACTGCGATGTGCCCGATGCGCGCGCCAACATGGACTGGCGGCGTAGCCTCAACGCCGTTTTGCCCCGCGATATCCGTGTGCTGGAGGCCACGCAGGCCGCGCCGGACTTTCACGCGCGCAAGGATGCCCTGCGTAAAACCTACGCTTATCAGTTCTGGCTGGAACAGACCTTTATGCCGCCGCAGCTGACGCCTTTTGTGTGGAAATGCGGCCCACTGAACATGGAGGCAATGCGCGCCGCCCTGCCCCACCTGACGGGCCTGCACGACTTTGCCGCGCTGCGCAATGTGGGCACGGATGTGGAAAGCACAGAGCGCACGGTGCTGCAAGCCGAGCTGCACACCATGCCCCCCTGCGAATTCTATCCGCCGCACGCACCCATGCTGCGCTTTATTGTGACTGCCGATGGCTTTCTCAAACAGATGGTGCGCAATATGGCGGGGTTGCTGGCTGCCTGCGGCCAGGGCAAGGTATTGCCAAAGGATATTCCCGCCCTGCTTGCCACACGCGACCGCAGGGATGTGCCCTCCGTCACCGCGCCGCCTCAAGGGCTGGCTCTGGTGAACGTGGTGTATCCCGAGGCCCGATAG